A section of the bacterium genome encodes:
- a CDS encoding Crp/Fnr family transcriptional regulator, with product MVPSPEEILRTAKPFSALPEEDRLHLAEVAEVKSFAAGELILHEADPSEYFYTIVSGRVKVFKTTRSGKDIIWGIFGSGDPVGSVAVFKERPYPATAAALEDTVCIQISRSALYSLLEHHPSIARGLLLGLTQRLVELVNRVGELTGARVEPRLARLFLRLAREIGREDRGGIFIPLPLSRQELSDMTGTTIETCIRVMSKWQKDGTVHTDHDGFVVLDREALRTLARA from the coding sequence ATGGTCCCAAGCCCGGAGGAGATCCTCAGAACCGCGAAACCGTTCAGCGCTTTGCCGGAAGAGGATCGGCTGCACCTTGCCGAGGTGGCCGAAGTGAAGTCGTTTGCCGCCGGTGAGTTGATTCTCCACGAGGCGGATCCGTCGGAGTACTTCTACACGATCGTCTCAGGACGGGTGAAAGTCTTCAAAACAACCCGCTCAGGGAAAGACATCATATGGGGGATCTTCGGCTCCGGAGATCCTGTGGGCAGCGTGGCCGTGTTCAAGGAACGCCCCTACCCTGCCACCGCGGCGGCGCTGGAAGACACGGTGTGCATCCAGATCTCACGCTCTGCTCTCTACTCGCTGCTCGAACATCACCCGTCCATCGCCAGGGGGCTTCTTCTCGGCCTGACCCAGCGTCTCGTCGAGCTGGTCAACCGGGTCGGGGAGCTGACCGGGGCGCGCGTCGAGCCTCGGCTAGCACGACTGTTCCTCCGACTCGCCCGCGAGATCGGTCGCGAGGACCGCGGCGGGATCTTCATTCCGCTGCCACTCAGCCGCCAGGAGCTTTCCGACATGACCGGCACAACGATCGAGACCTGCATCCGTGTAATGAGCAAGTGGCAAAAGGACGGGACCGTCCACACCGACCACGACGGCTTTGTGGTGCTTGATCGCGAGGCCCTGAGAACCCTAGCCAGAGCCTGA